The genomic window GACGGACAGCATGTTTTTCGGCGAAGGCACCGCATAGCATTGAGCCTGTATGCCCATGTTTAAGGCGATAAACAGCGCGCGTTCACAGTGAAAACGCTGGGTAATGATGGTGAAGTCGTTGGTGTCAAAGACTTTGCGGGTACGGATGATGGAATCCAACGTCCGAAAGCCGGCAAAATCCAGCACGGTATCGGCGGCGGGCATGCCCTGCGCAATCAGGTCACGACGCATGGTTACCGGTTCATTATAGCTTTGCAGCGCGTTATCGCCGCTCAGCAGGAGGTAACTCACCTTACCGCTGTTATAAGCGTTAAGCGCGCCCTGGATGCGATAAAGGTAATACTGATTGATGACGCCGGTACGGTAATATTTGGCGGTGCCCAGCACCACCCCCACCTGACGGTGCGGAAGGGCCGTCAGATCATCATAGATGAAGGGCGCGGTTTTCCAGCTGATCCAGCGGTCAAGGCTCACCGCCGTCAGTACGAGAACACCTGCAATAATTAACAGGGTAAAAATCAGGCGTTTCAACATACTATAGCCTTTGCCGGTTCCCACGAAAATGTCATGGCTCCAAGGCTACTTTACCTGTCGGGCTGAAGCAAGGTGTGCGAGGGGCAAGTCAGGCCAATGCCGCAAATTTGCCCCTGAACCGGCCGGGTTTTCCCGGCCGGTTGATGGAGGATTTAAAAAGAGGTGCGGCGATAATCGCGGTACTGCGGCTGCCAGAAGTTATGCTCGATGGCCAGAGACAAGGTTTCCTCAGACGTGACCAGCGCCACCCCGTGAACCTGCGCCGCCTTGGCCACCGCCATGGCGATCACCCGCGACACCGACTGAATATCGTTAATGTCCGGCAGCAGCGCGCCGCCGTCGCCGTTGGCCAACGGCGAGCAATCCGCCAGCGCCCGACTGGCGGCGATCAGCATGGCGTCGGTTATTTGGCCGGCGCCCGAAGCCAATACGCCCAGACCGATACCGGGGAAAATATAGGCGTTATTGCACTGTGCAATCGGGTAAGTTTTGCCCTCAAACTGCACCGGCGCAAACGGACTGCCGGTCGCCACCAGGGCCGCGCCGTCGGTCCAGCGTAAAAGATCTTCCGGCGTAGCCTCCACGCGCGAGGTAGGATTGGACAGCGGCATCACGATGGGCCGCTCGCAGTGCTGATGCATATCCCGGATAATCTCTTCGGTAAAAAGCCCCGGCTGGCCGGAGACACCGATCAACACCGTCGGTCTGGCGTTGCGCACCACATCCTGCAGCGAAATGGTGTCACTGTCCAACTGCCAATCGCTGAGGCTATCGCTGGGTTGTACCAGACGACTTTGGAAATCCAGCAGGTTCGCCAGTTTGTCGGTCAGCAGACCAAAGCGATCGACCATCAGGACGCGGCGGCGAGCCTCGTCCTCGCTGAGACCTTCGGTGCGCATTTCCGCAGTAATCTGTTCGGCGATACCGCAACCGGCGGAGCCGGCGCCCAGGAACACCACCTTTTGATCGCGTAAGCGTTTACCCGCGGCGCGGCTGGCGGCCAGCAGACAGCCCAGCGTCACGGCGGCGGTGCCTTGAATATCATCATTAAAGCAGCACAATTCGCTGCGATAGCGATTGAGCAGCGGGGTAGCGTTTTTCTGGGCGAAATCTTCAAATTGCAGCAGGACGTTCGGCCAACGGCGTTTCACCGCCTGAATAAACGCATCGACGAACTTATCGTACTGCTCTCCGGTGATGCGCGGATGGCGCCAGCCCATATACAGCGGGTCGTTAAGCAATTGCTGGTTATTAGTGCCAGCATCCAGCACCACAGGCAGAGTGTAGGCGGGGCTGATGCCGCCGCAGGCGGTATACAGCGACAGTTTACCGATGGGAATGCCCATGCCGCCAATCCCCTGATCGCCCAGGCCCAAAATGCGCTCGCCGTCGGTAACCACAATCACTTTGACATTCTGCTTGGTGGCGTTTTGCAGCATATCCTCAATT from Sodalis glossinidius str. 'morsitans' includes these protein-coding regions:
- the sanA gene encoding outer membrane permeability protein SanA, with product MLKRLIFTLLIIAGVLVLTAVSLDRWISWKTAPFIYDDLTALPHRQVGVVLGTAKYYRTGVINQYYLYRIQGALNAYNSGKVSYLLLSGDNALQSYNEPVTMRRDLIAQGMPAADTVLDFAGFRTLDSIIRTRKVFDTNDFTIITQRFHCERALFIALNMGIQAQCYAVPSPKNMLSVRLREIGARLGALSDLYLMKREPRFLGPLIPIPARHEVPQGTQGYPTVSPEQLLEIQQKQPHEIKPALPGSAQSHGIDAPAANRP
- a CDS encoding NAD-dependent malic enzyme, which gives rise to MELEYESKRPLYIPHAGPILLEFPLLNKGSAFSLEERDNFNLQGLLPDTVETIEEQAERAWRQYQDFRTNIDRHIYLRNIQDTNETLFYRLLAAHLAEMLPIIYTPTVGDACERFSDIYRRARGVFISYNNCDKIEDMLQNATKQNVKVIVVTDGERILGLGDQGIGGMGIPIGKLSLYTACGGISPAYTLPVVLDAGTNNQQLLNDPLYMGWRHPRITGEQYDKFVDAFIQAVKRRWPNVLLQFEDFAQKNATPLLNRYRSELCCFNDDIQGTAAVTLGCLLAASRAAGKRLRDQKVVFLGAGSAGCGIAEQITAEMRTEGLSEDEARRRVLMVDRFGLLTDKLANLLDFQSRLVQPSDSLSDWQLDSDTISLQDVVRNARPTVLIGVSGQPGLFTEEIIRDMHQHCERPIVMPLSNPTSRVEATPEDLLRWTDGAALVATGSPFAPVQFEGKTYPIAQCNNAYIFPGIGLGVLASGAGQITDAMLIAASRALADCSPLANGDGGALLPDINDIQSVSRVIAMAVAKAAQVHGVALVTSEETLSLAIEHNFWQPQYRDYRRTSF